The uncultured Methanomethylovorans sp. genome contains a region encoding:
- a CDS encoding molybdopterin dinucleotide binding domain-containing protein, with product MEALLNSGSTIDEGRLAKGGSKYTDAYIKECAVCWLNEIDYAALGFPEKVKVIRRDGQRSVVVYTKCTNDMRCGQVFMPRAIWSNVVVEPSTFSTGSPLYKGSLVTIEPSEGEVLSAEDVVLKLYMGGE from the coding sequence ATCGAAGCATTACTTAATAGCGGAAGTACCATCGATGAAGGAAGGCTTGCCAAGGGTGGTAGCAAATATACTGACGCATACATAAAGGAATGTGCTGTCTGCTGGCTCAATGAAATTGATTATGCAGCATTGGGATTCCCTGAGAAGGTAAAGGTTATAAGAAGGGATGGACAGCGTTCAGTTGTAGTATACACCAAATGTACCAACGACATGAGGTGTGGCCAAGTTTTCATGCCAAGGGCCATATGGTCCAATGTGGTAGTTGAACCATCTACCTTCTCCACGGGTTCACCTTTGTACAAAGGGAGTCTTGTGACCATAGAGCCTTCTGAAGGTGAAGTGCTTAGTGCGGAAGATGTTGTTCTGAAGTTGTACATGGGAGGTGAATAA